Proteins from a genomic interval of Spea bombifrons isolate aSpeBom1 chromosome 4, aSpeBom1.2.pri, whole genome shotgun sequence:
- the RASSF2 gene encoding ras association domain-containing protein 2 isoform X1: MERSVETSLVPCGKDKYISKSDLLSHLKTYNLYYEGQNLQLRHREEEEELIVEGLLNIFWGLRRPIRLQMQDDNERIRPPPSSTSWHSGCNLVSQCQVAKPATVPDIQITDTDSEEPPCAEEEEDVKPSQDDTPQLMRTRSDVGVRRRGNLRTPGEQRRIKRHRFSINGHFYNHKTSVFTPAYGSITNVRINSTMSTPQVLKLLLNKFKIENSPDEFALYLVHTSGEKRKLKDTDYPLIARILQGPCEQVSKVFLMDKDQVEEITYDVAQYIKFEMPVLNSFIQKLKEEEDREINKLMMRYTSLRIFIEQRLHDMASCPATM; the protein is encoded by the exons ATGGAGCGTTCAGTGGAGACCTCATTAGTCCCCTGCGGAAAGGACAAGTATATTTCCAA GAGCGACTTGCTGTCTCATTTGAAGACTTACAATTTGTATTATGAAGGACAGAACCTACAGCTGAGACACAGAGAG GAAGAAGAGGAGCTGATTGTGGAGGGGCTGCTTAACATTTTCTGGGGTCTCAGACGCCCCATTCGCCTTCAGATGCAAGATGATAATGAGAGGATTCGACCACCTCCCTCGTCCACGTCGTGGCACTCTGGGTGCAATCTGGTTTCCCAGTG CCAAGTTGCCAAGCCAGCCACTGTCCCCGACATTCAGATAACAGATACCGATTCCGAGGAGCCTCCATGCGCAG aagaagaagaagatgtgaaGCCATCGCAGGATGATACCCCTCAGCTGATGCGCACCCGCAGTGATGTTGGCGTACGGCGGCGGGGGAACCTGCGCACCCCAGGAGAGCAGAGGCGGATCAAACGCCATAGGTTCTCCATCAACGGGCACTTCTACAACCACAAG ACCTCCGTGTTTACCCCAGCGTATGGCTCAATAACCAACGTAAGGATTAACAGCACCATGTCCACTCCCCAGGTCCTGAAACTCCTACTCAACAAATTTAAG ATCGAGAATTCCCCTGATGAGTTTGCCCTGTACTTGGTCCACACCAGTGGAG AGAAGAGGAAGCTAAAGGACACAGACTATCCTTTGATTGCCCGGATTCTGCAGGGACCCTGTGAGCAGGTGTCAAAGGTTTTCCTCATGGATAAGGATCAAGTAGAAGAAATTACCTATGAT GTGGCGCAGTATATAAAGTTTGAGATGCCTGTTCTGAATAGTTTTATCCAAAAGctaaaggaggaggaggacagagaGATCAACAAATTAATGATGAG GTACACATCCCTGCGTATATTTATTGAGCAGCGTTTACACGACATGGCCAGCTGCCCAGCCACAATGTAG
- the RASSF2 gene encoding ras association domain-containing protein 2 isoform X2: MERSVETSLVPCGKDKYISKSDLLSHLKTYNLYYEGQNLQLRHREEEEELIVEGLLNIFWGLRRPIRLQMQDDNERIRPPPSSTSWHSGCNLVSQCQVAKPATVPDIQITDTDSEEPPCAEEEDVKPSQDDTPQLMRTRSDVGVRRRGNLRTPGEQRRIKRHRFSINGHFYNHKTSVFTPAYGSITNVRINSTMSTPQVLKLLLNKFKIENSPDEFALYLVHTSGEKRKLKDTDYPLIARILQGPCEQVSKVFLMDKDQVEEITYDVAQYIKFEMPVLNSFIQKLKEEEDREINKLMMRYTSLRIFIEQRLHDMASCPATM, encoded by the exons ATGGAGCGTTCAGTGGAGACCTCATTAGTCCCCTGCGGAAAGGACAAGTATATTTCCAA GAGCGACTTGCTGTCTCATTTGAAGACTTACAATTTGTATTATGAAGGACAGAACCTACAGCTGAGACACAGAGAG GAAGAAGAGGAGCTGATTGTGGAGGGGCTGCTTAACATTTTCTGGGGTCTCAGACGCCCCATTCGCCTTCAGATGCAAGATGATAATGAGAGGATTCGACCACCTCCCTCGTCCACGTCGTGGCACTCTGGGTGCAATCTGGTTTCCCAGTG CCAAGTTGCCAAGCCAGCCACTGTCCCCGACATTCAGATAACAGATACCGATTCCGAGGAGCCTCCATGCGCAG aagaagaagatgtgaaGCCATCGCAGGATGATACCCCTCAGCTGATGCGCACCCGCAGTGATGTTGGCGTACGGCGGCGGGGGAACCTGCGCACCCCAGGAGAGCAGAGGCGGATCAAACGCCATAGGTTCTCCATCAACGGGCACTTCTACAACCACAAG ACCTCCGTGTTTACCCCAGCGTATGGCTCAATAACCAACGTAAGGATTAACAGCACCATGTCCACTCCCCAGGTCCTGAAACTCCTACTCAACAAATTTAAG ATCGAGAATTCCCCTGATGAGTTTGCCCTGTACTTGGTCCACACCAGTGGAG AGAAGAGGAAGCTAAAGGACACAGACTATCCTTTGATTGCCCGGATTCTGCAGGGACCCTGTGAGCAGGTGTCAAAGGTTTTCCTCATGGATAAGGATCAAGTAGAAGAAATTACCTATGAT GTGGCGCAGTATATAAAGTTTGAGATGCCTGTTCTGAATAGTTTTATCCAAAAGctaaaggaggaggaggacagagaGATCAACAAATTAATGATGAG GTACACATCCCTGCGTATATTTATTGAGCAGCGTTTACACGACATGGCCAGCTGCCCAGCCACAATGTAG